The following are from one region of the Capsicum annuum cultivar UCD-10X-F1 chromosome 1, UCD10Xv1.1, whole genome shotgun sequence genome:
- the LOC107870092 gene encoding probable receptor-like serine/threonine-protein kinase At4g34500 gives MGFLGFSKSNPRSYWIAGAIALIIILTIILKKLADYLDYCKRNKQLSKTKPDEENQVDDKSMDSSIDSNATIRTYALEELKMATKDFKIRIGVGATSYVYLAEFGDGRLGAVKRVMEGRGGKTKMFLDEVSVLLRISHPNLVGLMGFCLDKGEQLLLLEYVPNKSLFERMHTNHGQSSGTLSWSNRLNIALDVARAIDYLHSVADPPVIHRDIKSSNILLINDDHAKLADFGLCKLGNDVISASTPTKVKGSLGYVDTYYLNTGLVSPGSDVYSFGVLLLELITGLKSVQGSMTLAEWTEDCRKNENVEVLIGMLDPKLNGNVDIEQLRVLVDVANSALLENSEARPTMTQIVHKISSCMESQSVPMLPV, from the exons ATGGGGTTCCTTGGGTTCTCCAAATCCAATCCAAGAAGTTATTGGATTGCTGGTGCAATAGCTCTTATTATCATTCTCACAATTATCTTAAAGAAATTAGCTGATTATCTAGATTATTGTAAACGCAATAAGCAGCTTTCAAAAACCAAACCagatgaagaaaatcaagttgatGACAAGTCTATGGACAGTAGTATTGATTCTAATGCTACTATAAGAACTTACGCACTAGAAGAGTTGAAGATGGCAACCAAAGACTTCAAGATTCGGATAGGCGTGGGAGCAACTTCATATGTTTATCTTGCTGAGTTTGGAGATGGAAGATTAGGCGCCGTGAAGCGTGTCATGGAGGGAAGAGGTGGCAAAACAAAGATGTTCTTGGATGAAGTCTCTGTCTTGCTTAGGATATCACATCCAAACTTGGTTGGTTTAATGGGATTTTGCTTGGACAAAG GAGAACAGTTACTACTTTTGGAGTATGTTCCTAACAAAAGCCTCTTTGAGAGGATGCACACAAACCATGGACAATCCTCGGGTACATTATCATGGTCTAATCGTCTAAACATTGCATTAGACGTTGCTCGTGCTATCGACTATCTTCATTCAGTAGCCGATCCTCCTGTCATACACAGAGACATCAAATCATCAAACATTTTGTTAATCAATGACGATCATGCCAAGCTTGCAGATTTCGGGCTATGCAAGTTAGGTAATGACGTTATAAGTGCGAGTACTCCTACAAAGGTAAAAGGTTCACTTGGTTATGTCGACACGTATTACCTTAACACGGGGCTAGTGTCGCCAGGAAGTGATGTTTATAGCTTCGGAGTTTTACTTCTCGAGCTCATTACAGGGCTCAAGTCGGTGCAGGGTTCGATGACGCTTGCTGAATGGACTGAGGACTGCAGGAAAAATGAGAACGTTGAGGTGCTAATTGGTATGTTGGATCCAAAACTCAATGGTAATGTAGACATTGAGCAACTAAGAGTTTTGGTTGATGTGGCTAACTCAGCTTTGCTAGAAAATTCTGAAGCAAGACCAACCATGACACAAATtgttcataaaatttcaagttgCATGGAGTCTCAATCTGTGCCTATGTTACCTGTATAG